Proteins encoded by one window of Vigna radiata var. radiata cultivar VC1973A chromosome 5, Vradiata_ver6, whole genome shotgun sequence:
- the LOC106760396 gene encoding protein FAM32A-like, with the protein MSVYDSVVGGKLKLKGKALDVKDFVIKKKKKRDKRYHNLSQTSSDMLGGNMSMDHREDSTESVSYDDHLTPAERRFLHQTQKLELQRLSKMASKSHRDRIHEFNRYLANLSEHYDIPKVGPG; encoded by the exons ATGTCGGTGTACGACAGCGTCGTGGGTGGGAAATTGAAGCTGAAGGGAAAAGCGTTGGATGTAAAAGATTTTGTgattaaaaagaagaagaaacgaGACAAGAGATACCATAATTTATCCCAAACTAGTTCTG atATGTTAGGTGGAAACATGTCAATGGATCACCGTGAAGACAGCACAGAGAGTGTATCATATGATGATCATCTTACTCCAGCTGAACGGCGATTTCTCCATCAGACACAGAAACTTGAGCTTCAAAGACTGTCAAAAATGGCGAGCAAGTCTCATAGGGATAGAATTCATGAGTTCAACCGATATCTGGCCAACCTCAGTGAGCATTATGATATTCCCAAAGTAGGACCTGGTTAA
- the LOC106761808 gene encoding flowering-promoting factor 1-like protein 1 encodes MVVCEKMSGVWVFKKEGFRLMENGETERSRLKKKVLVHVASGEVVSSYGSLEQILSNLGWERYYGRDLQLYQFHKHSSTDLISLPKDFSKFTSVYMYDIVIKNPNVFHVRDN; translated from the coding sequence ATGGTTGTCTGTGAAAAAATGTCTGGGGTTTGGGTATTCAAGAAAGAAGGGTTTCGTTTAATGGAAAATGGTGAAACAGAGAGAAGCAGATTGAAGAAAAAGGTTTTGGTTCACGTGGCAAGTGGTGAAGTTGTGTCTTCGTACGGTTCATTGGAGCAAATATTGAGTAATTTAGGGTGGGAAAGGTACTATGGAAGAGACCTTCAACTGTACCAATTTCACAAGCATTCTTCCACTGACCTTATTTCCCTTCCAAAGGACTTCTCCAAGTTCACCTCTGTCTATATGTATGATATTGTCATCAAGAACCCTAATGTCTTCCATGTAAGGGATAACTGA
- the LOC106760395 gene encoding fasciclin-like arabinogalactan protein 3 yields MGFAKSSLLAVALLLAVCRSIQALDVLEALNNPQYEQFNKALTEANLVDKINALKAVTVLPLCNDAMASLAGKSPEFLKATISTHVLIGYYDEKKLVENIGSQTPIETLFQSSGLAKDKQGYVLVQLVNEGEVVFGSAASPSGTVFTVGLVQTVAKQPEEFSALEVTKPILVPGIENLSSDVKVPLATTGGSMAASPSALAPAPGSSDASRLCMGLLAAASASAAFILAL; encoded by the coding sequence ATGGGTTTCGCAAAATCTTCTCTTCTGGCAGTGGCTCTTCTTCTGGCCGTCTGCAGAAGCATCCAAGCCTTGGATGTGCTGGAGGCGCTCAACAATCCTCAGTATGAGCAGTTCAACAAAGCCCTAACCGAGGCCAATCTGGTTGACAAAATAAACGCCCTTAAAGCCGTCACCGTTCTCCCCTTGTGCAACGACGCCATGGCTTCCCTCGCCGGGAAGTCACCGGAATTTCTGAAGGCCACCATCAGCACGCACGTCCTTATCGGCTACTACGACGAGAAGAAGCTGGTGGAAAACATTGGAAGCCAAACTCCCATCGAGACTCTCTTCCAATCCTCCGGCCTCGCCAAGGACAAACAGGGATACGTCCTCGTCCAGCTCGTCAACGAAGGCGAGGTTGTCTTCGGATCCGCCGCCTCTCCTTCCGGCACAGTCTTCACCGTCGGCCTTGTGCAAACCGTGGCCAAACAACCCGAAGAGTTTTCCGCTCTTGAGGTCACCAAGCCCATCCTTGTACCTGGAATTGAGAATTTGTCCTCCGACGTCAAGGTTCCTCTTGCCACCACGGGAGGTAGCATGGCAGCGTCTCCTTCGGCTCTCGCTCCCGCTCCCGGTAGCAGCGACGCTTCACGCCTCTGCATGGGGCTCCTCGCTGCCGCTTCAGCTTCCGCCGCTTTCATCCTTGCCCTGTAA